CCATGGCCTCGTGGTTGGCCTTCGCCACACTGCTGATCGGCCATGCCGTGTGGGGGTGGCGAGGACAGACGGCGATCCGCTGGACCCTCGTCGGTTTCCTCGCCCTGATGTTCGGCTACTTCGGCAGTAAGTTCGTACTGGAGCTCATCCTCCAGCAGTGAAGTAGTCGGGCTCATTGCCCTCGCGCCACTTGATGTTGCAGCCGATGCTCGGGTACTGCGGGTCGGGCGGCGCCTCGCCCTGCAACAGCGCATCCACCGCCCCGCGCAGGTCGGCCCCGGTGATCGGACGGTCGTTGCGCGGCGTGCTGTCGTCAAACCGCCCCCGGTAGAAGAGCTTCAGTTCAGCATCGAAGAGGTAGAAATCCGGCGTGCAGGCAGCCCGGTAGGCCTTGGCCACGGACTGATCCGGATCGAACAGATAAGGGAACGTGTACCCGGCAGCCGCCTTCTCCTCGGCCATGCGCTCAGGGCCGTCGTCGGGATGGGTCTCGGGGCTGTTGGCGCTGATCGCCGCCACCGCGATCCCGCGCTCCTGGCACTCCCGGCCGAAATGGGCCAGGTGGTCGCGCAGGTGCTTGACGAACGGGCAGTGGTTGCAGATGAAGGCGATCAGCACCCCTTCGCCGCCGGCCAGATCCCCGTGCAGGGAGACGCTGCGGCCGTCGGTATCGGCAAGGGTGAAGTCCGGAGCCGGGGTGCCGATGGGCAGCATGGTGGATTCGGTGCGTACCATCCTGGTTCTCCTCCTGGCGTACTGCTTGAGGGGGTGGGTCTTCGGTGCGCCGCGACGGGGGCTCAGTCTCCGCCGTGCTCCGCCTCGGCGCGCTCGAGGGCATCGAGCAACCGGGCGAGGATCCGCTCGGCGTCCGGCCCGCCTCGCGCCGTATAGAGCGCCCGCAAGGGGCGGGCCGGATCGGCGAGGGCCTCGCGCTCGGCTGCGTCGAGTTCCTCCACGGCAATATCCTCCGCCTGCCGGATCTGTGCAAGCCGTTGTTCGTTGAGCGCCTGCTGCATCTCATGGGCCCAGTCCACCAGCTCCTCGCCGATCTCGCGCAGCATTCGGCGCTGGCCGCGCGACAGGCGCTGGTAGAAGATATCGCTGGCGACGAAGGCGGATACGTGGGGCGCAGCCCGGGGCGCCGTCCAGTGACGGGTGTGCTCGTAGAGCCCGAGGGCGTCGAGGATATAGATCGGCTGCGCGGTGGCGTCTACCCGGCCATCGGCCAGGGCCGCATGGAGTTCGCCGTATTCGACGTGCTCGGCCTGCGCCCCGTAGGCACGGTAGCTCTCGCGCAGCAGCGGGCTGTCGGCCACCCCCAGGCGCACGTCGCGGAAATCAGCCGGGGCACGCAGCGGCCGGTCCGCGGCCCACACCCGCCAGCCGGTGGGCACCAGCGCCAGCGGGCGCAGCCG
The sequence above is a segment of the Halorhodospira halophila genome. Coding sequences within it:
- a CDS encoding thioredoxin family protein, coding for MVRTESTMLPIGTPAPDFTLADTDGRSVSLHGDLAGGEGVLIAFICNHCPFVKHLRDHLAHFGRECQERGIAVAAISANSPETHPDDGPERMAEEKAAAGYTFPYLFDPDQSVAKAYRAACTPDFYLFDAELKLFYRGRFDDSTPRNDRPITGADLRGAVDALLQGEAPPDPQYPSIGCNIKWREGNEPDYFTAGG
- the dctP gene encoding TRAP transporter substrate-binding protein DctP → MRHRLSAIVVAAALAAGCGDEPPEQWRIALEEKAGGVQYEYAARFAEEVEERTDGAVEVRIYPYGAIGDTETVHQQVRRNAVHFAFGSGDLAGAVPESQVFGLHFIYSDDAYVNARALNDPELLHSDALQGAYRDARLRPLALVPTGWRVWAADRPLRAPADFRDVRLGVADSPLLRESYRAYGAQAEHVEYGELHAALADGRVDATAQPIYILDALGLYEHTRHWTAPRAAPHVSAFVASDIFYQRLSRGQRRMLREIGEELVDWAHEMQQALNEQRLAQIRQAEDIAVEELDAAEREALADPARPLRALYTARGGPDAERILARLLDALERAEAEHGGD